A region from the Lonchura striata isolate bLonStr1 chromosome 16, bLonStr1.mat, whole genome shotgun sequence genome encodes:
- the LOC110481203 gene encoding ATP-sensitive inward rectifier potassium channel 12, producing the protein MTTGRVNPYSIVSSEEDGLRLTTMPGINGFGNGKIHTRRKCRNRFVKKNGQCNVEFTNMDDKPQRYIADMFTTCVDIRWRYMLLLFSLAFLVSWLLFGLIFWLIALIHGDLENPGGDDTFKPCVLQVNGFVAAFLFSIETQTTIGYGFRCVTEECPLAVFMVVVQSIVGCIIDSFMIGAIMAKMARPKKRAQTLLFSHNAVVAMRDGKLCLMWRVGNLRKSHIVEAHVRAQLIKPRITEEGEYIPLDQIDIDVGFDKGLDRIFLVSPITILHEINEDSPLFGISRQDLETDDFEIVVILEGMVEATAMTTQARSSYLASEILWGHRFEPVLFEEKNQYKVDYSHFHKTYEVPSTPRCSAKDLVENKFLLPSTNSFCYENELAFMSRDEEEEDDDSRGLEDLSPDNRHEFDRLQATIALDQRSYRRESEI; encoded by the coding sequence ATGACAACGGGCAGAGTCAACCCTTACAGCATCGTGTCCTCCGAGGAAGACGGGCTGAGGTTGACCACCATGCCAGGTATCAACGGCTTTGGCAATGGGAAAATCCACACCAGGAGGAAATGCAGGAACAGGTTTGTAAAGAAGAATGGTCAGTGCAACGTGGAGTTCACCAACATGGATGACAAGCCACAGAGGTACATTGCAGACATGTTCACCACGTGCGTTGATATCCGCTGGAGGTATATGCTCTTGCTCTTTTCCCTGGCATTTCTGGTGTCCTGGTTATTGTTTGGGCTGATTTTCTGGCTAATTGCACTCATTCATGGAGACCTAGAAAACCCGGGTGGAGACGATACTTTCAAGCCTTGCGTTCTGCAGGTCAATGGCTttgtggctgcttttctgtTCTCCATCGAGACCCAAACGACGATTGGGTACGGCTTCCGCTGCGTGACCGAGGAGTGTCCGCTCGCCGTCTTCATGGTGGTGGTTCAGTCCATCGTGGGCTGCATAATCGACTCTTTCATGATTGGTGCAATAATGGCAAAAATGGCCAGGCCCAAAAAACGGGCCCAGACATTACTTTTCAGCCATAACGCAGTAGTGGCAATGAGAGATGGAAAACTCTGCTTGATGTGGAGAGTTGGGAACCTACGGAAAAGCCACATAGTAGAAGCCCACGTACGAGCTCAGCTAATTAAACCCAGGATCACGGAGGAAGGGGAGTACATCCCGCTCGACCAAATAGACATTGACGTGGGGTTTGATAAAGGCTTGGACCGTATTTTCTTGGTGTCTCCCATCACCATTCTCCACGAGATCAACGAAGACAGTCCCTTGTTCGGGATCAGCCGCCAGGACTTGGAGACGGATGACTTTGAGATCGTCGTCATCCTGGAGGGCATGGTAGAGGCCACAGCCATGACAACGCAAGCTCGGAGCTCCTACCTGGCCAGTGAGATACTGTGGGGCCACCGCTTCGAGCCTGTCTTGTTCGAGGAGAAAAACCAGTACAAAGTAGACTATTCCCACTTCCACAAAACCTACGAGGTCCCGTCCACGCCCCGTTGCAGCGCCAAGGACTTGGTGGAGAACAAATTCCTGCTGCCCAGCACCAACTCCTTCTGCTACGAGAACGAGCTGGCCTTCATGAGCCGTgacgaggaagaggaagacGATGACAGTCGGGGTCTGGAGGACCTCAGCCCGGACAACAGGCACGAGTTCGACAGGCTTCAAGCCACAATAGCGTTGGATCAGCGGTCGTACAGGAGGGAGTCGGAAATATGA